The genome window GGGATGCTGGCTTCGGCCTCGGATTACCACACCTTCCACAAGTTCAAACCCGGCGGGCGTAACCAGGCTGCTAAGGTTTACCTCGAGGCTGTCCAGATGGCCCTTGACGCGGGGATTCGGCCCCGGCTCCACCTCGAGGACGCCACCCGGGCCCCCTTGGAGTTCATGCTGCCTTTAGTCGAGAACGCCTTGGAACTCGCCGAGCCTTACCGAGTGCGTCCCAAGTTCCGGGTCTGCGACACGATGGGCCTAGGCCTGCCCTATGACGACGTGGCCCTGCCCCGAAGCATCCCCCGCCTCTTCCGAGAGTTGCGCAAACTGGGGCTCGAGCCGGAGGACCTGGAGTTTCACCCCCACAACGACACCGGCCTCATCGTGGCGAACTGCTTAGCGGCGATCCGCGAGGGCTGTGCGGTGATCAACGGCACCACCCTAGGCAAGGGGGAGCGCACCGGGAACGCCCCCTTGGAGCAAGTTTTGCTGCACTTGATCGGGATGGGTTACTTTCCCGAAGACCGACCGGACTTCACCGTCCTGGGCGAACTGGCCGAACTCTACGCCGCAATGGGCGAGCCGTTACCTGCCAAGTATCCGCTTTATGGCAGAGATGCCCACCGTACCCGCGCCGGGATCCATGCCGACGGGCTCAACAAATTTTGGTGGATGTACGCCCCTTTTGACGTGCCGAAGCTGTTGGGGAGGCCCCTCGAGGTCTCGCTCACCAAGGAGTCTGGCCTGGCGGGGTTGATCTTCCTGATCCGCCAACATCTGGGGATTGAACTCGCCAAGGATAACCCTGGCCTGCAAGCCCTCCACGCTTGGGTCATGGAGCAGTTTGAGGCCGGGCGGCAAACCGCCATCGAGTGGGAAGAGCTCGAGCCCAAGGCCAAAGAGTATCTCAGCGTCGGGGCTTAGGTTCCCGAAGGAAAGCCCCTCGCGTAACCCGGTCGGCCCCGGGGAGCTGCCGCTTGCCCCTACGGTATGCTGGAGCCATGACCGAACAGCTCGTGGCCTCCGCCGACCTCGAGGACTGGCTGAGCGAGGCCTTGCAGCAGCGCACCCGTAGTTTCCAAGACGAACTGGGGACCACTTATGCTTACCTCGAGGGGGCCTACGGCGGGGAAACCCTGCTTTTGTGGCTGCCTGGAGGTATCTTGAGTAGGGTGTTGCCGGCCTTGTTGCCCCTAGACCTCAAGGGCCGCATGGTGCTGGCCATAGACGCCTCGCCGGGACACGCGGTCCCCTTCGCACGGGCCTTGTATTGGGTGGCTCCCCGCCGGGCCCTGGTAGTGCAGCCCGAGCATTCCGGGTTGGGCTTTCGTACCCCCGGCCAAAAGGAGATCGCTGAG of Meiothermus sp. Pnk-1 contains these proteins:
- a CDS encoding pyruvate carboxyltransferase, encoding MKEISDPQSPEYFLESFPREDFPRYRWVERPSSLPLQAWTTETTHRDGQQGGLPLTPEQGLRIYDLLCRFTRGSGAIRQAEFFVYRAADRFILQGALERYRSGAPIEPTTWIRAAAKDVALIKSLGVRETGMLASASDYHTFHKFKPGGRNQAAKVYLEAVQMALDAGIRPRLHLEDATRAPLEFMLPLVENALELAEPYRVRPKFRVCDTMGLGLPYDDVALPRSIPRLFRELRKLGLEPEDLEFHPHNDTGLIVANCLAAIREGCAVINGTTLGKGERTGNAPLEQVLLHLIGMGYFPEDRPDFTVLGELAELYAAMGEPLPAKYPLYGRDAHRTRAGIHADGLNKFWWMYAPFDVPKLLGRPLEVSLTKESGLAGLIFLIRQHLGIELAKDNPGLQALHAWVMEQFEAGRQTAIEWEELEPKAKEYLSVGA